One Natrinema halophilum genomic window carries:
- a CDS encoding ArgE/DapE family deacylase — protein MSTTSRQDICTHIEQNQDRMLDFLSELISAQSLPGEEQPAQEVLKDKLSEFGGSIDVWEPDADDLRDHPGFFETTPYQEHGYEGRENVATTIDGNGDGPSLAMSGHVDVVNPDPIDAWEHDPWNPDIDDGRMYGRGTMDMKGGIAAFIHAYETLRELDIELAGDLTLQTTIEEEAGGVGGVLSALERGYQPDAAIIPEPSGVPKVGVASAGVLYFRVTVPGKPAHAAYKFLGVDAVDKAFQIHQALENYNDELNERIGDYQPAVNQYAEAEGSSANLTITDIEVPGSWTSTVPGKAIMEFRMGWPPSAGMNRNDVREEITGVIDSVVREDDWLVDNQPEIEWFGWSTDPHEIDFRSDFYELVCENTTAVTGGDIQRRGGLGGNDERFYNRYYDIPCPSVGPNGGNGHGADEYVEIDSLIETAQIHALTMVNWCGTVGELE, from the coding sequence ATGAGTACCACCTCTCGACAAGATATCTGTACCCACATCGAACAGAACCAGGATCGAATGCTCGACTTTCTCTCTGAACTAATTTCAGCTCAGTCGCTACCAGGAGAAGAGCAACCAGCACAGGAGGTACTGAAGGACAAGTTGAGCGAGTTCGGCGGGTCTATCGACGTCTGGGAACCCGACGCTGACGACCTTCGAGACCATCCGGGCTTCTTCGAAACGACGCCGTATCAGGAGCACGGCTACGAGGGACGAGAAAACGTGGCAACTACGATAGACGGTAACGGAGATGGTCCGTCTCTCGCGATGAGTGGTCACGTCGACGTCGTAAATCCCGATCCGATCGATGCCTGGGAACACGATCCGTGGAATCCGGACATAGACGACGGGCGCATGTACGGGCGCGGAACCATGGACATGAAGGGGGGAATTGCTGCGTTCATCCATGCGTACGAAACGTTACGCGAGTTAGATATCGAATTGGCTGGCGATCTGACCCTCCAAACGACGATCGAAGAGGAAGCGGGGGGAGTTGGCGGAGTTCTATCAGCCCTCGAGCGGGGGTATCAGCCCGATGCAGCGATTATTCCCGAACCGTCCGGCGTTCCGAAAGTCGGGGTCGCGAGTGCCGGCGTCTTGTACTTCCGCGTGACCGTTCCGGGGAAACCGGCCCACGCCGCCTACAAATTCCTCGGCGTCGATGCAGTCGATAAAGCGTTTCAAATCCACCAGGCACTCGAGAACTACAACGACGAACTCAACGAACGGATCGGAGACTATCAGCCAGCGGTCAACCAGTATGCCGAAGCAGAAGGGAGTAGTGCGAATCTGACGATTACCGATATCGAGGTGCCTGGTTCGTGGACGTCCACTGTCCCAGGGAAAGCCATCATGGAGTTCCGGATGGGGTGGCCGCCGAGTGCGGGAATGAATCGAAACGACGTCCGGGAAGAAATCACTGGAGTGATCGACTCAGTGGTGAGAGAAGACGACTGGCTCGTCGACAATCAACCGGAGATCGAATGGTTTGGGTGGAGCACGGACCCACACGAAATCGACTTCCGGAGCGACTTCTACGAGTTAGTCTGTGAAAACACGACGGCTGTTACTGGCGGCGACATCCAGAGACGCGGCGGGTTAGGTGGGAACGACGAGCGATTTTACAATCGCTATTACGATATCCCCTGCCCGAGCGTCGGACCAAACGGCGGCAATGGTCACGGGGCCGACGAGTACGTCGAAATCGACTCCTTGATCGAAACAGCTCAAATTCATGCCCTTACCATGGTCAACTGGTGTGGAACCGTCGGGGAACTAGAATAA
- a CDS encoding tRNA (guanine(26)-N(2))-dimethyltransferase produces MRVTEGGVELEVPGEQTEGIEEAVFYNPRQELNRDLTIATLRAYRRREERATSYLDAMSASGVRGVRAAADDWEVTCCDIDEEAISLARENVRRNGCEATFEHRNVNALMHESTFDVIDLDPYGTPMPFADAAFANCRDLVCVTATDTAPLCGAHFNSGVRSYSAVPRNTDYHAEMGVRVLISALARSAARFDVGVEPILTHATSHYVRTYLELEHKATAADAAIDELGHVYHCEDCLYRENDRGLIADPLETCPHCGGARLLTAGPVWLGPIQDPTFVAAVREAIPDAFGTAEKARNLCDTLESELDEPTHYDQHKLCRNWGLPANAMDDFLADLRTAGHSASRAHYGGTTFKTDANLGEIREATEGNLN; encoded by the coding sequence ATGCGCGTCACCGAGGGCGGGGTCGAACTCGAGGTCCCCGGCGAACAAACGGAGGGGATCGAAGAAGCGGTGTTCTACAATCCGCGACAGGAACTGAACCGAGATCTGACGATCGCGACGCTGCGAGCGTATCGACGGCGCGAGGAGCGTGCAACATCGTATCTCGATGCGATGTCGGCAAGCGGCGTCCGCGGCGTCCGGGCCGCCGCCGACGACTGGGAGGTCACCTGCTGTGACATCGACGAGGAGGCCATTTCACTCGCGCGGGAGAACGTGAGACGAAACGGCTGCGAGGCGACGTTCGAACATCGGAACGTAAACGCCCTGATGCACGAGTCTACGTTCGACGTGATCGACCTCGATCCCTATGGGACGCCGATGCCGTTCGCAGACGCTGCATTCGCCAACTGTCGGGACCTCGTCTGCGTGACCGCGACCGACACAGCACCCCTATGCGGTGCACACTTCAACAGCGGCGTTCGCTCGTATTCTGCAGTTCCTCGAAATACGGATTACCACGCCGAGATGGGGGTTCGTGTCCTCATCTCCGCGCTCGCACGCAGCGCCGCCCGTTTCGACGTCGGCGTCGAACCAATCCTCACGCACGCGACCAGTCACTACGTCCGGACGTATCTCGAACTCGAGCACAAGGCCACGGCAGCAGACGCCGCGATCGACGAATTAGGCCACGTCTACCACTGTGAAGACTGCCTCTACCGGGAGAACGACCGAGGCCTGATCGCCGATCCGCTCGAAACGTGTCCCCACTGTGGCGGCGCGCGACTCCTCACTGCCGGCCCGGTCTGGCTCGGACCGATACAGGACCCGACGTTCGTCGCTGCCGTCCGCGAGGCGATTCCCGACGCGTTCGGGACTGCAGAAAAAGCCCGGAATCTCTGTGACACGCTCGAATCGGAACTCGACGAGCCGACCCACTACGACCAGCACAAACTTTGCCGAAACTGGGGGCTGCCTGCGAACGCGATGGATGACTTTCTGGCCGACCTGCGTACAGCAGGCCACTCGGCTTCGCGAGCGCACTACGGGGGAACGACGTTCAAGACGGACGCGAACCTCGGCGAGATCCGCGAGGCGACCGAAGGAAACCTGAACTAA
- a CDS encoding ABC transporter substrate-binding protein gives MTLDNSRIRRRNVLQGVGGSVTALSLAGCLNIGGGGSSDGSIDFAFSGPMSGPSASVGEEMKRGAELAKEKINSDGGIDGQDVNLHIADTESEPAAGRNAVSSLLQTESIDVLTGGFHTDVSVAVMELAAQEEVPQMISNSVGGTINTRVKENNYKHSFKMAPPHEAYGVGWAAWLQYLQENEVGYFPFDSPQIALVGENTSYGNPIVDSVESNLQESDGNWDVLSKDSHEYNETDFQSLLTRIESNDPDIILCAQSNPSAAGNFISDFGDVGFEDTHLLMTWTPSNPTTLETGGSTSNGVLWLTNIGVLPSQSETLRSAWNDAYDSSFPGTNASLAYDNLLIVAKALKEIGGVEDLDVSTWEETVLNLEYEGTAGTFRFQEENHQSEWGPDSGIPPLGNQVRDMSNHLVWPDEHAEAEIDEGLY, from the coding sequence GTGACATTAGATAACTCCAGAATTCGACGGCGTAACGTGTTGCAGGGAGTCGGTGGGAGCGTCACGGCTCTTTCCCTGGCTGGCTGTCTTAACATAGGTGGAGGCGGTAGCAGCGATGGATCGATCGATTTCGCTTTTTCCGGTCCGATGAGCGGCCCGTCTGCATCCGTCGGCGAAGAAATGAAACGCGGCGCCGAGCTCGCGAAAGAAAAGATTAACAGCGACGGTGGAATCGACGGCCAGGACGTAAACCTTCACATCGCTGACACCGAGTCCGAGCCAGCGGCCGGTCGAAATGCGGTTAGTTCGCTGCTACAGACCGAAAGTATCGATGTCCTCACCGGCGGGTTCCATACGGACGTCTCCGTTGCCGTCATGGAGTTAGCCGCACAAGAGGAAGTCCCGCAGATGATTTCGAACTCGGTAGGTGGGACCATTAATACGCGGGTCAAGGAGAATAATTATAAGCATTCCTTTAAGATGGCTCCACCTCACGAGGCATATGGTGTTGGGTGGGCGGCCTGGCTGCAGTATCTTCAAGAAAATGAGGTCGGATACTTCCCGTTCGATTCCCCACAAATCGCGCTGGTCGGCGAGAACACCTCGTACGGCAATCCGATCGTAGACTCCGTGGAATCCAATCTTCAAGAGTCGGACGGAAACTGGGACGTACTATCGAAAGATTCCCACGAATACAACGAAACGGACTTCCAGTCCCTGCTTACACGAATCGAAAGCAACGACCCTGATATTATTTTGTGTGCCCAATCGAACCCGTCGGCCGCGGGCAACTTTATCTCCGACTTCGGTGACGTTGGATTCGAAGATACGCATCTCCTGATGACCTGGACGCCGTCGAACCCAACCACTCTCGAAACCGGTGGGTCGACTTCCAACGGCGTGCTCTGGCTTACGAATATCGGTGTCCTCCCATCACAGTCTGAAACGTTGCGGTCGGCCTGGAACGATGCGTACGACAGTTCGTTCCCCGGTACCAACGCATCCCTCGCGTACGATAATCTCCTGATCGTCGCGAAAGCGCTCAAAGAGATCGGTGGAGTCGAAGACCTCGACGTCAGCACCTGGGAAGAAACCGTCTTGAATCTCGAATACGAGGGGACCGCAGGGACGTTCCGATTCCAGGAAGAAAACCACCAGAGTGAATGGGGTCCTGATAGCGGCATTCCTCCTCTCGGAAACCAGGTCCGTGACATGTCCAATCACCTCGTATGGCCGGACGAGCATGCTGAAGCAGAGATCGACGAAGGACTATACTGA
- a CDS encoding YihY/virulence factor BrkB family protein yields the protein MQLHIAVRLEDECVTDYSRGLELSGRAIRLAKDEQLTLLAAGVAFYGFISLVPLMLLALGIAASIGGEALAARLTAAAADVLTPTARELLAETILDETSRQGATVVGILGLLWGSSRVLRGLDRAFSEVYGTAGTKSLLDSIWDATVASIVISFGLAFVGVLEFLLRFVPGFEMIVVGQLFIVVGLIATFLPLYVVFPDADVGIREAMPGAVVAAVGWFVLSHTFSVYTDLVTGYTLYGALGAVFLVLIWLYVGAIILIFAAVLNAVIADREVDRQLQSPGRRQVSTEAMTDDATGADEGATDDRESDRAPTSRASARTHDRADDPEVLREEIERLRDRVDGFETDVEERTVRKESLESELKRYVRKRVRRGHARDWGPYLVLLYGTAMSIGAFYFLEGAWAILAMFVVWTSTLGLYVLMVLFGFGISLLDVPGRLRDLIGNRRS from the coding sequence ATGCAATTACATATTGCAGTTCGTCTCGAAGACGAATGCGTGACAGATTATAGTCGGGGACTCGAGCTATCGGGACGAGCCATCCGGCTCGCGAAGGACGAGCAGTTGACGTTACTTGCAGCAGGCGTCGCCTTCTACGGATTTATATCCCTCGTACCACTGATGTTGCTGGCGCTGGGTATCGCTGCGTCGATCGGCGGTGAGGCGCTCGCCGCGCGGCTCACGGCAGCGGCTGCTGACGTTCTCACGCCGACGGCTCGGGAACTGCTCGCCGAGACGATCCTCGACGAGACCAGCCGTCAAGGAGCGACCGTCGTCGGTATCCTCGGCCTGTTGTGGGGATCGAGTCGCGTTCTACGGGGGCTCGACCGGGCGTTTTCCGAGGTTTACGGGACCGCCGGGACGAAGTCGCTGCTCGATAGCATCTGGGACGCGACGGTCGCCTCCATCGTCATCTCGTTCGGGCTCGCGTTCGTCGGCGTCCTGGAATTTTTGTTACGATTCGTGCCTGGCTTCGAGATGATAGTCGTCGGGCAGTTGTTCATCGTTGTCGGTCTGATCGCGACGTTCCTGCCGCTGTACGTGGTCTTTCCCGACGCGGACGTCGGAATCCGGGAAGCGATGCCAGGTGCAGTCGTCGCCGCAGTCGGCTGGTTCGTGCTCAGTCACACGTTTTCGGTGTATACCGATCTAGTCACCGGCTACACGCTCTACGGTGCGCTCGGGGCAGTCTTCCTCGTCCTCATCTGGCTGTACGTCGGCGCGATCATCCTCATCTTCGCAGCGGTCCTCAATGCAGTCATCGCCGATCGTGAAGTGGATCGGCAGCTACAAAGTCCCGGCCGACGACAGGTTTCGACAGAAGCGATGACCGACGACGCCACGGGTGCCGACGAGGGGGCCACGGATGACCGCGAAAGCGACCGCGCACCGACGAGTCGTGCGAGCGCCCGGACGCACGACCGGGCGGACGATCCCGAAGTGCTGCGCGAAGAGATAGAACGGTTGCGTGACCGCGTCGACGGCTTCGAGACCGACGTCGAGGAGCGCACGGTCAGGAAGGAATCCCTCGAGAGCGAACTCAAACGCTACGTTCGAAAACGCGTTCGGCGGGGCCATGCGCGCGATTGGGGACCGTATCTGGTTTTGCTGTACGGAACCGCCATGTCGATCGGCGCATTTTACTTCCTCGAGGGCGCCTGGGCGATCCTCGCGATGTTCGTCGTCTGGACGTCGACGCTCGGACTGTACGTCCTGATGGTCCTGTTCGGGTTCGGCATCTCGCTACTCGACGTTCCCGGCCGCCTGCGCGATTTGATCGGCAATCGGCGCTCCTGA
- a CDS encoding alpha/beta fold hydrolase, which produces MARRDDRGSAEGIDVTGPSDAQSIVFVHGAILTRKMWLPQQRALADDFHTAAPDLPGHGARADEPFRMEPAIDILEDVFESQTDGNAVLVGLSLGGFVATEYAYRHPDAVDALVLSGSSANPVGKLEIGTRLVGGLARLLTRPDTGARGVEVLAGRWVRNRELSPDIEREIIEAGFYPKQFGEAGREISGADFRAKLSTYPGPTLFINGETDRIMRRSEQAHAAAARNGRVEVLAGAGHICNLHRPETYTDRVRRFVRRTVRPGR; this is translated from the coding sequence ATGGCTCGAAGAGATGATCGGGGGAGTGCCGAAGGAATCGACGTCACCGGCCCGTCGGACGCGCAATCGATCGTGTTCGTCCACGGTGCGATACTCACGCGAAAGATGTGGTTACCCCAGCAGCGCGCGCTCGCGGATGATTTCCACACCGCCGCGCCGGATCTCCCCGGACACGGCGCGCGCGCCGACGAGCCGTTCCGAATGGAACCGGCGATCGACATCCTCGAGGACGTCTTCGAGTCGCAGACCGACGGAAACGCGGTTCTCGTCGGGCTCTCGCTGGGCGGTTTCGTCGCGACGGAGTACGCTTATCGACACCCTGACGCGGTCGACGCGCTGGTACTGTCGGGGAGTAGCGCGAACCCGGTCGGCAAACTCGAGATCGGGACGCGACTCGTGGGCGGGTTGGCGCGGCTGCTGACCCGGCCCGACACCGGGGCCCGCGGCGTCGAGGTGCTCGCCGGGCGTTGGGTCCGAAATCGGGAACTCTCGCCGGATATCGAGCGAGAAATTATCGAGGCTGGGTTTTATCCGAAACAGTTCGGCGAGGCCGGACGGGAGATCTCGGGAGCGGATTTCAGGGCGAAACTCTCGACGTATCCCGGCCCGACGCTCTTTATCAACGGCGAAACCGACAGGATCATGCGCCGCAGTGAGCAGGCTCACGCCGCTGCAGCACGGAACGGCCGCGTCGAGGTTCTCGCGGGCGCCGGCCATATCTGTAATCTCCACCGACCAGAGACGTACACGGACCGCGTTCGACGGTTCGTCCGTCGGACCGTCCGCCCCGGACGATGA
- a CDS encoding GNAT family N-acetyltransferase → MDAIDIEELTTEPEWRNVFPLINQLRDHLTEETYLAYLDDMREEGYRLFGLFEDGEALAVAGVAIRTNFYNGTHLFVYDLVTRADRRSEGHGTTLMEFLEDWARDNDCESITLESGLWRENAHRFYEDGLDMDRYCYTFKKELDSKAD, encoded by the coding sequence ATGGATGCAATTGATATCGAAGAACTGACTACGGAACCCGAATGGCGCAACGTGTTTCCTCTCATTAACCAGCTTCGTGACCATTTGACTGAAGAAACATATCTCGCGTATTTAGACGACATGCGCGAGGAAGGGTATCGACTGTTTGGGTTGTTCGAAGACGGGGAAGCCCTCGCAGTAGCCGGGGTAGCGATTCGAACGAATTTCTACAACGGGACCCACTTGTTCGTATACGACCTCGTGACGCGAGCCGATCGGCGGTCGGAAGGTCACGGCACTACCTTGATGGAGTTTCTGGAGGACTGGGCGCGTGATAACGATTGTGAGAGTATCACGCTGGAGTCGGGCCTCTGGCGCGAGAATGCTCACCGCTTTTACGAAGACGGCCTCGACATGGACCGCTACTGTTATACGTTCAAGAAGGAGCTGGATTCGAAAGCTGACTGA
- a CDS encoding SDR family NAD(P)-dependent oxidoreductase produces the protein MTTSPTYPDLDGRIAFVTGANAGIGRTVASTLSDNGVTVIGLDITDESTDDDQFDDLVTDGELVIGDVSDPEDVAAAIDTAESYGRPSIVVNNAGIAGNGRIDEIDADTWRRSFEVHVEGTYNVCRSLLPSMAEANGGSIVNVSSIAGIRGFGSAADYSAAKGAIASLTREMAVDYSPDNVQINAVAPGFIKTEMNASVWRDDEDTGRWNNHDTATTKTLIPRLGEPEDVARLIVFLASDASSFITGQVISVDGGWSSW, from the coding sequence ATGACGACATCTCCGACATATCCAGATCTCGACGGAAGAATTGCATTTGTCACGGGAGCGAACGCCGGAATCGGCCGCACGGTTGCATCGACGCTCTCCGACAACGGGGTGACCGTAATTGGACTCGACATCACTGACGAATCGACCGACGACGACCAGTTCGACGACCTCGTAACCGATGGCGAACTGGTAATCGGCGACGTGAGCGATCCGGAAGACGTAGCTGCTGCAATCGACACTGCGGAGTCGTATGGTCGCCCGTCGATCGTCGTCAACAACGCCGGCATCGCTGGTAACGGCCGAATCGACGAAATCGACGCCGATACGTGGCGCCGGTCGTTCGAGGTGCACGTCGAAGGAACCTACAACGTGTGTCGGTCGCTCCTTCCGTCTATGGCCGAAGCCAACGGTGGCAGTATCGTCAACGTCAGTTCGATTGCGGGCATACGTGGGTTCGGTTCGGCGGCAGACTACAGTGCGGCAAAAGGAGCGATAGCATCACTCACTCGAGAAATGGCCGTGGACTACTCTCCCGATAACGTCCAGATCAACGCTGTTGCTCCAGGGTTTATCAAAACCGAGATGAACGCAAGCGTCTGGCGTGACGACGAGGATACAGGCCGTTGGAACAACCACGATACGGCTACCACAAAAACCCTGATACCGCGTCTAGGTGAACCCGAAGACGTGGCTCGGCTAATCGTATTCCTCGCCAGCGATGCGAGTTCGTTTATAACAGGGCAGGTAATTTCGGTAGATGGCGGTTGGTCGTCGTGGTAA
- a CDS encoding LLM class flavin-dependent oxidoreductase: protein MNIDIGLFTGQVPPESDTSPTERYQAMVELGEVADQAGFEKAWVSEHHFLDDSYIPAVQSFASALGARTSSMTIGTGIALAPFYDPIRLAESSAVIDRLTAGRYELGLAIGWTDEEFEAFDIDKRKRVAHTKDRIEIARKAWNQDTFSHDGRLYDYSDVSVYPKPDSRIPIWIGGTVDAAVKRAATMADGYFATPTPLDELERRQELLAETETDPTELAEWRYTFVAEDEDPWDDVKQNIWYIKRQYIEWATGEPQPYELPEEQEDDLRDECLVGSVSEVTDRLHRRRDRLGEDYRFVARMTLPGLSAAKIENAVELFGDEIIPELR from the coding sequence ATGAACATTGATATCGGCCTCTTTACGGGTCAAGTTCCCCCGGAGTCGGATACATCCCCAACCGAACGATACCAGGCGATGGTAGAGTTGGGCGAAGTAGCAGACCAGGCAGGGTTCGAGAAAGCCTGGGTGAGCGAACATCACTTCCTGGACGATAGTTATATCCCTGCAGTACAATCGTTCGCGTCGGCCCTCGGTGCGCGGACGTCGTCGATGACGATCGGAACCGGTATTGCACTTGCACCGTTCTACGATCCGATTCGACTCGCCGAGAGCAGTGCAGTAATCGATCGACTCACCGCGGGACGGTACGAACTCGGCCTGGCGATCGGTTGGACCGACGAAGAATTCGAAGCGTTCGATATAGACAAACGAAAGCGCGTTGCTCATACCAAAGACAGAATCGAAATCGCTCGAAAGGCGTGGAATCAGGACACGTTCTCGCACGACGGGCGGTTATACGACTACAGCGACGTCAGCGTGTATCCAAAACCCGATTCACGGATTCCAATCTGGATCGGAGGCACTGTCGATGCAGCGGTAAAACGTGCAGCGACGATGGCCGACGGATACTTCGCGACTCCGACGCCGCTCGACGAACTCGAGCGTCGCCAGGAATTGCTCGCAGAGACCGAGACTGATCCGACCGAGTTAGCCGAGTGGAGATATACGTTCGTCGCGGAAGACGAAGATCCGTGGGACGACGTAAAACAGAACATCTGGTACATCAAGCGCCAGTATATCGAATGGGCGACCGGTGAACCCCAACCGTACGAACTTCCCGAAGAACAGGAAGACGACCTGCGAGACGAATGTCTCGTCGGTTCCGTCTCCGAGGTCACGGACCGACTACACCGACGCCGGGACCGACTCGGCGAAGACTATCGATTCGTGGCACGGATGACGCTACCTGGTCTTTCCGCAGCGAAGATCGAGAACGCAGTCGAATTGTTTGGCGACGAGATCATCCCCGAACTGAGATAG